From a single Myotis daubentonii chromosome 5, mMyoDau2.1, whole genome shotgun sequence genomic region:
- the DUSP1 gene encoding dual specificity protein phosphatase 1 codes for MVMEVGSLDAGDLRALLRERAAQCLLLDCRSFFAFNAGHIAGSVNVRFSTIVRRRAKGAMGLEHIVPNAELRGRLLAGAYHAVVLLDERSAALDAAKRDGTLALAAGALSREARAAAQVFFLKGGYEAFSASCPELCSKQSTPMGLSLPLSTNVPDSADSGCSSCSTPLYDQGGPVEILPFLYLGSAYHASRKDMLDALGITALINVSANCPNHFEGHYQYKSIPVEDNHKADISSWFNEAIDFIDSIKNAGGRVFVHCQAGISRSATICLAYLMRTNRVKLDEAFEFVKQRRSIISPNFSFMGQLLQFESQVLAPHCSAEAGSPAMSVLDRGASTTTVFNFPVSIPVHSTNSALSYLQSPITTSPSC; via the exons ATGGTCATGGAGGTGGGCTCGCTGGACGCCGGGGACCTGCGGGCGCTGCTGCGGGAGCGCGCGGCGCAGTGCCTGCTGCTGGACTGCCGCTCCTTCTTCGCCTTCAACGCCGGCCACATCGCCGGCTCGGTCAACGTGCGCTTCAGCACCATCGTGCGGCGCCGCGCCAAGGGCGCCATGGGCCTGGAGCACATCGTGCCCAACGCCGAGCTGCGCGGCCGCCTGCTGGCCGGCGCCTACCACGCCGTGGTGCTGCTGGACGAGCGCAGCGCCGCCCTGGACGCCGCCAAGCGCGACggcaccctggccctggccgcgGGCGCGCTCAGCCGCGAGGCGCGCGCCGCCGCGCAAGTCTTCTTCCTCAAAG GAGGATATGAAGCGTTTTCAGCTTCCTGCCCGGAGCTGTGCAGCAAACAGTCGACCCCCATGGGCCTCAGCCTTCCCCTGAGTACTAACGTCCCTGACAGCGCCGACTCGGGGTGCAGTTCCTGCAGCACCCCACTCTACGATCAG GGTGGCCCAGTGGAGATCCTGCCCTTTCTGTACCTGGGCAGTGCCTATCATGCTTCCCGCAAGGACATGCTGGATGCCTTGGGCATCACTGCCTTGATCAACGTCTCCGCCAATTGTCCCAACCATTTCGAGGGTCACTACCAATACAAAAGCATCCCAGTGGAGGACAACCACAAGGCGGACATCAGCTCCTGGTTCAACGAGGCCATTGACTTCATAG ACTCCATCAAGAACGCCGGAGGGAGGGTGTTTGTCCACTGCCAGGCGGGCATTTCCCGCTCGGCCACCATCTGCCTCGCGTACCTCATGCGGACTAACCGGGTCAAGCTGGACGAGGCCTTTGAGTTTGTGAAGCAGCGGAGAAGCATCATCTCCCCCAACTTCAGCTTCATGGGCCAGCTGCTGCAGTTTGAGTCCCAGGTCCTGGCCCCCCACTGCTCGGCAGAGGCGGGGAGCCCCGCCATGTCCGTGCTGGACCGGGGCGCCTCCACCACCACCGTCTTCAACTTCCCCGTCTCCATCCCGGTCCACTCCACGAACAGTGCGCTGAGCTACCTTCAGAGCCCCATTACGACCTCTCCCAGCTGCTGA